AATAGATATCTAGGCATTTGCATCTCTCAAAACTTTTGattgtttcagttcaattcactgtctgactctttgagacctcatggactgcagcacactaggcttccccgtccatcaccaactcctgaagcttgctcaaagtTGTGTCCAtaaaatcagtgatgccatccaaccatctcatcctctgtcttccccttctcctcctgccttcaatctttcccagcaccagggtcttttccagtgagtcagttttccacataaagtagccaaagtattagagtttcagctttaacatcagtccttccaatgaatattcaagactgatttcctttaagagggactggttgggtcttcttgcagtccaaaggactctcaagggtcttctcaaacaccacagttcaaaggcatcagttcttcagtgctcagctttctttatagtccaactctcacatccatacatgactactggaaaaaccatagctttgactctatggacctgtgttggcaaagtaataccccTGCTTTTTAGCTTGCTATccagcttggtcatagcttttctttaaagaagcaagtgtcttttaatttcatggctgcagtcactatctgcagtgaatttggagcctcCCGCACCCccccttgcaaaaaaaaaaaaacagtctctcATTgattccattgtttacccatctatttgccatgaagggatgggatcagatgccattatttcagttttctgaaggttgagttctaagccaactttttactctcctctttcactttcatcaagaggctcttcttagttcttctctttctgccataagggtggtgtcatctgcatttctgaggttactgatatttctcctagaaatcttgattccagtgtgcgcttcatccatcccagcatttcacatgatataatcTAGATATTAGTtgaataagcagagtaacaatatacatccttgacatactcctttcccagtttggaaccagtctgttttcttcatttttagttctaactgttaatttcttgacctgcatacagatttcttaggaggaaggtgagttggtctggtattcccatctctttaagaatttttcacagtttttttgtgatccacacagtcaaaggctttggcatagtcaaaagcagaagtagatgtttttctggaactctcttgcttttttgatgatccagtgagtgttggcactttgatctctggttcctctgccttttctaaatccagcttgaacatctggaagttaacagtccatgtactgttgaagcctggtttggaaaaTTATGAGCATTATTTTGATAGcattgtgagatgagtgcagttgtgcgatAGTATGAACTTTCTCTGACAtcgcctttcttagggattggaatgaaaactgaccttttccaatactgtgaccactgctgagttttccaaatttgctggcatattgagtgcagcacttttacagcatcatcttttaggattttaaatagctcaactggaattccatcacctccactagctttgttcgtactgatgtttcctaaggcccacttgacttcacattccaggatgtctggctctaggtgagtgatcacaccatcatgattatctgggtcatgaagatcttttttgtacagttctgtgtacttttgccacctcttcttaatatcttctgattctgttaggttcataccatttctgtcctttatgtggccatctttgcatgaaatattcccttggtatctctaattttcttgaagagatctctagtctttcccattctattgttttcctctatttctttgcattgattactgaggaaggctttcttatctctctttgctattctccggaactctgcattcagatgggtatatctttccttttccccattgccttttgcttctcttcttttcacagctatttgtaaggccttctcagacaaccattttatctttttgtgtttccttttcttggggatgatcttgatcactgcctcctgtgcaatgtcacaaacctttgtctatagttcttcaggtactctgtctatcagatctaatcccttgattctatttgtcccttccactgtataatcataagggatttgatttaggtcatacctgaatgatctagtggttttccctactttcttcagtttaagtctgaatttggcaataagggttcatggtctgagccacagtcagctcccagttgtTTGTTTAAACACAGGAAAATTTGGATGCTGGGAAGAAGATAATAGTCCTTTTAATGTGTTCTCAAAGAGATCCACGAGTCTACAAATTTAATCCAAGTCAGGTAAAGAACCAGGAAGTGGCAATTAGAATACACAAGCTCACATGATTGATATTTAGGGAAACAAGAATGTGAGAATcttaaagtgaaaagaggagtGCTCCTCTTCTGTGGCACATCGCATCTCTCTCTTCAATCAAGATGATGAGAATGGCCCATGTATCCAAAGtgaagtccaactctttgcgaccccatggactatagcctaccatgatcctctgtccatgggattttccaggcaagagtactggagtgggttgccatttccttctccaaaactacaTGCTTATTTAAGGATTGTTAATctgttcttctggagaagggaatggcaacccattccagtattctttcctagagaattccatgaacagaggaacctggtgggctactgtccatggggtcacaaaggagtcggtcatgactgaggaCTAACTCTAATCTGTTCTTATACATGATGTTGTAGACAACCTTTCTACTCTTATTTTTATGATAGATTCTATAAGGGATGTTAATAAATGGAATCTTAGGAACTGAATGCTGGAAAAGGATCAACTAATTTTTCCTGGGGTGAAATTGTGCTCCAGGAAGGACACTGGCATTCTTAAAAGCACACATGTTTGTATCTGTTGACCCCATAGTCCTAATAGGTAAGCAAAAGGATTCACTGTACAGAACAGGAAagtatatcttgtaataaccttgGAATATAGGCAGAAAGAGAACTGGATCACTGtgctacacacctgaaactaacatactaCTGCAAACCAGCTCTACctccataaaaaagaaacaaaaaagcaaaacacacgcacacacacacacacacataggtgaTTAGCATCAGGCTCTGCATGTTCAAAagctgagatattactttgtcaacaaaggttcatctagtcaaggctatggtttttcctgtggtcatgtatggatgtgagagttggactgtgaagaaggctgagcactgaagaattgatgcttttgaactgtggtgttggagaagactcttgagagtcccttggactgcaaggagacccaaccagtccattctgaaggagatcagccctgggatttctttggaaggaatgatgctaaagctgaaactccagtactttggccacctcatgtgaagagttgactcattggaaaagactctgatgctgggagggattgggggcaggaggagaaggggacgacagaggatgagatggctggatggcatcactgactcgatggacgtgagtctgggtgaactccaggagttggtgatggacaggaaggcctggcgtgctgcgattcatggggtcacaaagagtcggacacgactgagcaactgatctgatctgatctgatctgccccTATCAAGTCAAGGCACTAAAATATCGTTTCAATGCCTGCCAATCCTTTGCTGAGTGCATGTGAGTaggtaaatatgtatatattacttttCCAGGTTTTAGAAAGATTTTGGGGAACACCACTATTCTGGCTTAAATTGTTTCCCTGTGGGAACTTAGCCACATTGTTTTTTCTTGGGGTCAGATTTAAAAGATAAGTCAAGCATTACTCATTTTTCTCGGAACGAAAATAGCTGTTACTTTATGATATTTTCTGGTGACATTTTAATGTACATATCATtcatattttcctcatttcttaaaCATGAAAAAGTGTGGGTTGGAGGTTATTAAAAGACTTGCTCATGACTACAGACCCATCAAGGGACCCAATCAGGATCTGAACTCAGGTGCCATTCCAACTGTGCAGCTATGCAAAGCTGACTATACCAGCCCTGTCTGTTCCCAGCTAGACTTGCTGATGGTCTCTGCTCAGCTGTTATGTTAGCAAGGGCTAGGTGAGGAAGAATGGACTCACTCATATGACTGGGGTCCAGCTTGCTGTGAGAAAGGAGGTCCAAAAGAGAATGTAACCAGATGTCTCATCTTTAAGCAATCTAACTGAGGCTTATTTATATGGTGGtgtcagaattttaaaagtgagaaTAGAAGCAGGTAATGTTTCTTGtatgtgtgttgctcagtcatgtctgactctttgtgaccccatggactgtagcttgccaggctcctctgtccatggaacccttcaggcaagaatgatggagtgggtagccttcccttccccaggggatcttcctgacccagggatcgaacctgggtctcctgcatagcaggtggatgctttactgtctgagccactagggaagcccagtgtttcttGAGATCGGTGCTTAATATCTACATGGTGCTGCCAATGTGGCAAACTATTTGTCAGTGCAAACCAAAAGATCATTCCAGATCAAAGGGTAGAATAAGAGAATCTATTCTTGatttcatgaaataaatttttaaaagtcattaaaatattaatcacATAGATCATTGGTTTGTGGTTAATTTACCTCTCTATTTTAGAGACTgaccccgggtctcctgcattgacggtgagttctttaccatctgaaccaccaaggaagcccgttAGAGTTCAtttcatgggctacagtccatagcatcgcaaagagtgtgactgaagtgacttagcacactgcACACATGCACAACGTATAATATGATTAACCTGTGATCTCAGAATGGTGCCTACATGATTTGGTCTTTTAATAGAATGTCCTAAAAGTTCcaccaaatttatttattcactctttCCAAGATTTTGGAGCTTCTTgtgtaaaaatacagaaaagatgcTTCCACTGTTAACTAATAACTTGAAAAGATCTTGTCTTGAAGACTTTCCTAGTCTTTGGAGGTTAAATTGCTATATTAATACACATTCTTGGTTAAAAGAGGAATTGAAACTGAGAGTCGTTTGTTACCATAAGTTCCCAGTTTATGCAAGCCATAGTAATTTTCCTAAGACTTCTGAGTTCCTCTTTCCTACCTTTATCGGAGGGTAGCCTTAGCAGGTAATAAAGAACTAAGGATTTCAGAGAAATTTTTGTTAGAGGGAACTTTTCCTCTCTTTCAGTCCATTCTCTGATTTGCAGtcaaaatgaaccttgaaaatatacTTCTGACCATGTTACTTCCTCATGATGGCAGTGTTCCCATTTGTGTTGGTTTCAAGACCTCAATTCCCAATATGGCTTCCAGTAAGCTTAGTGAATAGATAACTCTTACAACTCATTGCTGATTTCTCTCTCCACCCCTTTCTTAAGTTAACCATTCTTAGTTTCTTAGCTCACCAGACTCTCATGTTAaggatctgatatatatatatttcttttggtCGTGAAAATCCTCTCCTCTCTCACATTACCCTTGACAAGGGGCCAGAACTGGATTCATTTTACAGGGTCATATAAATATCTCTTCTTCTGGGAACACTTTTGGCATAgaccagaattttttttccccagttataTTCCTTTTTAGAGGGCAGTCATAGAAGAGTAGTAATTGGTCTGTGCAGAAATTTTAGTTTTGTTCcccagattattttctattaaaaatgaatattatgtTTATGGTGGTACatttagaatattattcagtcataaaaataataaaataatagcattttcagccacatggatggatctaggcacttcccaggtggtgctagtggtaagaaccctcctgccaatgcaggagatgtaacagacatgggtttgatccctgggtaaggaagatcccctgaaggaggaaatggaaaaccactccagtattcttgatggaaaatcccatggacagaggagtctggtgggctatagttcataggatcacaaagaactggacaggactgagcaagcatgcatgcacattataaaatctataaatgataagaaaatgttgtatagcacaggaaaccctATTCAATACTCTACAATGGCctatgggaaaggaatctaagAAAAAGTGAAGATATATgtaattaattttctttactgtacatctgaaactaacacgacattgtaaatgaactgtaCTCTGATATAAACTCTTTTTTAAATGAGGCTTAATAAGTCtcagatattttttattctttaattaagTGATAATGTAGTAGAGAAAATTTATAGTAACTACTGAGATGGTGTCTATAGccttcttattcatttattttttgcattgtgttactttttcttcttttaacatttatatttattaatttttttggctgcatcaagtcttAGTTTCATTGTGAGACATCTTTGATGTtcgttgtagcatgcaggatctattAGTTGCAGAAGCCAACTCTTAGtggcagcacatgggatctagtttcctgaacagggattgaacctgggcctcttgcattgggagagtggagtcttagccactggacctagAGTGAAGAACCTATAATGCACCCTTTTATACATTATcgatgtaaagaaagctgagcaccgaagaattgatgcttttgaactgtgttggagaagactcttgagagtcccttggactccaaggaaatccaagcagtccatcctagaggaaatcagtcctgaatattcattggaaggactgatgctgaagctgaaactccagtactttgaccacctgatgttgaaggactgactcatttgaaaagactgtgatgctggaaaagattgaaggctgaaggagaaggggatgacagaggatgagatggttggatggcacccctgactctatggacatgagtttgagtaactccaggagttggtaatggacaaggaggcctggcatgctgcagtccatggggtcacaaagagttggacacgactgagcaactgaactgaatataataacCAAAAACTCCACCCAAGATAATTCTATTAAGTTTGAGTATATTTAGAAAGTTGTATTGCACAACTGAATAACAATGGCACTATAACTGTGAAGCTCCCAGGATGTGTGGGAATCAGTCATATAACTAATACACTTTGTTTGAAGTTCTAATAGATGAAGAGAAGTGGTAAGAGGGAGGattataaaaatttaagttaaaacaaGTTTACAGAACCTAGGATATATGACTAAAGCATCTGTGCTTTGGGTATTAATGAGAAGAAATCCATTATATgttgaaaagaaatggaatggcctttggggctccaaagttgCTTTTACCATCATGTCATCAGTCAAGTCACATCCTCTCTGAACCCTCAGCTACATTGGAAAGGTTAGGATAACAAGTCATTGAAAGATTAAGCTACTTCACTAAGTAACAAGTGGAACCAATATATCTTGAGGTAGAATATTTGGATTTGCATTCTAGGTATAGAACTGCCTCTGGTTTACCTCAAAGATGAGTATTTTAACATTAAAGTAAATCATGGTTCTCTTAGTTTTAGCTTTCTGTCACTGCCTCTATGGGGGCTTTGCAGGTGaagctagtggttaagaatctgcctgtcaatgcaggagatgtaagagatgcaagttcaatctctgAGAGCTCTGGAAGTTCAAGATATAAACCTggagtgattcataatttttcaaTGGAGCTTTGACACCAAAAAATTGGTTCTTTGTAATATTCAACATTACTGAATCCAAATATGCTTCAACTATGTATATAAATCTCACATGAACTAGAGAAAAGTGCAGAATACTTTTCTCACTTTGAAGGCAAAGAAATTCAAGTTGTCAGAGAATTATAGGATTGCCTTAgctggaagaggaagagaaaaatatatttacttataagaGAAGTCAATGGCTTAACAGTTGAGAGCATGAGGTCTTGGTACAGAAAATTCTAGGTTCAAATACTATCTCTGCTGTTGATCAGTTCTAGGCCCTTGGAAGCATTTCTTGAACTACATGAAGATTATAATAGTATCTTAAAAACTGTGGAAAGTATTAAGTGGGTTAAGTATAGGATTTAGGACACTGTCCAAACaaagtgaagtgtgtgtgtgtgtgtgtatttctatgTGTGCTAACAGTGACAGGAGCAGTACAGTGTATTGATATTTGTTGAACTATCAGCATCATGCTAGACACATAGATTCTCAATAATACATGCAGAATTCTCAAAATTTTTGACCACTTGTCATGTACCAGACATTTGGCTGACATATCCCTATGTATCTGCTTAACTCAATCAGACAACCTGTCAGTGTCctcattttgttcattcatttgaagAGACTCAGATACTCACCCTGCATTAAGCAAATAGCAAGTGAAAGCCTTAATTCTAAAATCAGTTATTTTCCCCAATTCTAGTGGTCTTCCCAAGTGACAGACTGAAGATGCGGTATTTTACTGACAGTGTAAGAGATTAAAACACCTCCTAGCAGTTGCTAATTGAtacctctatttctttattccaaaagaaaaatcatcaattttttcTCGTTATCTTATCAAGCTTTCTCCTAGTGGACATGGATGTTGGAAATCACACCATCCTGACTGAATTCATCTTACTGGGTCTCTCAACAGACCCCCAGTGGCAACTAATACTATTTGGAATATTTCTGACTGTCTATTTGGTAACCTTGTCAGGGAACATGACCTTGGTTATCTTAATTCGTATTGATTCTCACCTGCACACacctatgtattttttcattgGCAATCTGTCTTTCTTGGATTTCTGGTACACCTCTGTGTACATTCTCCTAGCAGCCATGGCATATGACCGCCACATGGCGATCTGTAGCCCGCTACTTTATTCAAGTTCTATGTCTCATTCTCTCTGTACCAGACTTGTTGCTGGCTCCTATATAGGAGGGTTCTTGAATGCCATAGCACATACTGCCAACACTTTTCGCCTAAGTTTTTGTGGCAAAAATATCATcgaccacttcttctgtgatgcTCTGCCACTGGTGAAGATGTCATGTACAGACACCAAGGTCTATGAGGAGATCGTCTTGGGTCTCGTGGGTTTCACGGTCCTCTCGAGCATTCTTGTCATCATCATTTCCTATTTCCACattcttcttgctattctgaAGATCCGCACGGCTTCAGGAAGGCgcaaagccttctccacctgtgcctcACACCTGGTCTCGGTCACGCTCTTCTATGGATCCTTGCTCTTCATGTACTCAAGGCCGAGCTCCACCTACTCCCTGAAGAGAGACAAAGTGGCTGCCCTGTTCTACACTGTGGTCAACCCACTGCTCAACCCTCTCATCTATAGCCTGAGAAACAAAGACGTCAAAGAGGCCTTCTGGAAAGCGACAAAGACCATAAGACCTCAGAGATGACGGTGATCTTTTTTGCAGAATGTTCTCATTGCGTTTTCTAGGTTATTGGCTTATTAACATGTTTGTAAACATTACCATAGTTCAAGTAAATGCAGCATGTTATACTTAAAAGAAGAAACACTGATTAAACCATGTTGTTTTTGTTACTCCCTTTTtgtgattaaattattttaaacatacgATATTAGTGTGTTTGATGTTTTAAGATATTGTAGTATGCTTGATTATGTAGTTGTGATTTAGATGCTTAGTCATGCTGGACTGTTGCAactccgtgaactgtagcctatcaggctcctttgtctttgggtttctccagacaagaaggttagagtggtttaccatttctttctgcaggggatctttctgacccaggcatcaGACCCATATCTCCTaaactgcaagtggattctttaccacggagccacgaTGGGAAACTTACTATGCTTCTTAGCAATACTATATTTTCCATAGCATTTGTCTGCCTGATTATCTTTGGAAAGtcttagagacagaaaggaaCTTGATAGATTTTTGTATAAAGTTTGATTTTGAATCATAGTGCACAAACTTCATTCTGTGGGGAAAATATTTGGAGTGGCTAAATTTTTGGAAATTGACTCAAGATTTTATACACGTTTATTTTTAGGAAGTAATTCCACCATATTTATTCAAGAGCTCTAAATGAGTACATAGAAAATATCATTGTAAATTTATGTCTTTGTAAAATTGATGTATTCTACATTAATTTAATATAGGGtcaaatatttggcaaaatattAAATTGATGTACACaaaatgctaggtccatgaatcaaggcaagttggaagtggtcaaataggagatgacacaagtgaacatcaacattttaggaatcagcgaactaaaatggactggaatgggtgaatttaactcagatgaccattatctactactgtggccaagaatcccttagaagaaatggagtagacatcatagtcaacaaaagagccagAAATGCAGTGTTTGTattcaatttcaaaaatgacagaatgatctctgtttgtttccaaggcaaaccattcaatatcacagtaacccaagtctatgccctgaccagtaatgctcaagaagctgaagttgaatggttctatgaagacctagaagatgttctagaaataacacccccaaaagatgtccttttcattttagggaagtggaacacaaaagtaggaagtcaagaaatacctagagtagcaagcaaatttggccttggagtacagaatgaagcaggcaaaggcgaatagagtttttccaagagaacgcactggtcatagcaaacaccctcttccaacaacacaagagaaaactctacacatggacatcaccatacgatcaataccaaaattagattgattatattatttgcagtcaAAGAGGGAGAAACTTTATACAGTCcacaaaacaagactgggagctgactgtggctcagatcatgaactctttattgtcaaattcagacttaaattgaagaaagtaaggaaaacaactagaccattctggtctgacctaaatcaaaccccttatgattatgcagtgacAGTGcaaaatagattgaagggattagatctgatagacagagtgcctgaagaactatggatggagattcatgacattgtacaggaggcagtgatcaagaccatccccaagaaaaagaaatgcaaaaaagcaaaatggttgtctgacgaggccttacaaatagctgaaaaaagaagagaagctaaaggcaaaggagaaaaggaaagatttgcccatttgaatgcagagttccaaagaatagcaaggagagataagaaagccttcctcagtgatagatgcagagaaatagaggaaaataataaaatgggaaagactagaatgCCTTTATCAGAATAATTTCAATCAGTTTCTGCACCCCCAGGATTGTGGATTCCTACAAACCCTTAGGATTTGATGGCAATTAAATAAAACTGTGTTTTGAGAAATTGGAAATTAGGAAGATGgaaaagcggagaaggcaatggcaccccactccagtactcttgcctggaaaatcccatgggcggaggagcctggtaggctgcagtccatggggtcacgaagagttggacacgactgaacgacttcgctttcgcttttcactttcatgctttggagaaggaaatggcaacccactccagtgttcttgcctggagaatcccagggacgggggagcctggtgggctgccatctctggggtcgcacagagtcggacacgactgaaacgacttagcagcagcagcagcaaaatggaaaaggggacgacagaggatgagatggttggatggcatcaccgactggatgagTTTTACatagagtttgagcaagctccaggagttggtgatggatgcagaagcctggtgtgctgcagtccagagtcacaaagagttgggcatgactgagtgactgaactgaagatggagaaatttatttttgagaCTAAGTTTTCCTAGTGAgaattttcattctcatttttctttagttatgTAGAAGCCAAGTTAAacttatgtgtatacatatgcatactatatatatatatatatatatatatatatattcagaacatgcatatatatgcatatgttatTCAAGTCATGTGCACATTAAAGTCACATGTtcattaacattattttttaaacattttaatttatctatttttagttGAGGGAGAGTTTCTTtccagtattgtgttggtttctgccatacagcaatatgaatcagccataggtatatatatgcgTCTCTctctcctgaacctcccttccacttcCCACCTGATCCCACatctctaggtttgtcacagagccccagtttgggCTCCCTGAGTCTTACAGCAcattctgttttacatatgataatgtacttGTTCCCGTGCTACTCTTTCCATTCGTCCCATGGTCTCCTTCCACGCCTTCTAtcccaagtctgttctccatgtctttgTCTCTATTGCTGCCTTTGTTACATGTTGAATACTTTTCCTCTGTTCTTCCAAATCCATGCTCCATACTTTTAatctcatttcttctccaggatgCTCAGCTGTACTAACTGCATCAGTCAGCTCATTTGTTCTCTGCATACTTAGTGTGTTTAGAACATACCAGTGGTTGTGACTAGAAGGGAAGAGAGTAGGGTCAGAGTGTTTTTTCCCAGCCTCATTTCTTGCAAAATGCCATAGCTGGCTTCATCCCTGGACCTAAACCATAGATCCTGATGGATGGCCCACTTCAAAGCTTCCCGTTCAGTGTTTAtaacctctttcttttcttatattgaTTCCTCTAGGAACAGAGGAGGTAACAGCTCTCAGAAGTTATTAATTCTAGATTTATCACACTAGTCTGGAAATTCTGCAAGCCTTAGATATCcctttgtattcagttcagttcagttgctcagtcgtgtctgactctttaccaccctgtgaattgcagcacaccaggcctccctgtccattaccaactcccggagttcactcaaactcatgtcggtgatgccatccagccatctcatcctctgttgtccccttctcttcctgcccccaatgcctcccagcatcagggtcttttccaatgagtcaactcttcgcatgaagtggccaaagtactggagtttcagctttagcatcattccttccaaagaacatccagggctgatctcctttagaatagactggttggatctccctgaagtccaaggggctctcaagagtcttctccaacaccacagttcaaaaggatcaattctttggtgctcagctttcttcacagtccaactctcacatccatacat
This genomic window from Bubalus bubalis isolate 160015118507 breed Murrah chromosome 16, NDDB_SH_1, whole genome shotgun sequence contains:
- the LOC102402801 gene encoding olfactory receptor 9G4-like, with protein sequence MDVGNHTILTEFILLGLSTDPQWQLILFGIFLTVYLVTLSGNMTLVILIRIDSHLHTPMYFFIGNLSFLDFWYTSVYILLAAMAYDRHMAICSPLLYSSSMSHSLCTRLVAGSYIGGFLNAIAHTANTFRLSFCGKNIIDHFFCDALPLVKMSCTDTKVYEEIVLGLVGFTVLSSILVIIISYFHILLAILKIRTASGRRKAFSTCASHLVSVTLFYGSLLFMYSRPSSTYSLKRDKVAALFYTVVNPLLNPLIYSLRNKDVKEAFWKATKTIRPQR